The following are from one region of the Corylus avellana chromosome ca1, CavTom2PMs-1.0 genome:
- the LOC132167627 gene encoding uncharacterized protein LOC132167627, producing MGNEYNRFNQQNLHLYPRTTFLPMFCSRTSIKDVVLPRWEDRTASFSGDPLSPRIGCMGQVKRNNKVVGFPTKHNTNNNNNNNYNNHNTVVKYSKLKKLFSSRNLATPTTASCRSGRQVNENIGGEPKRNHHGSDSCVSVSIVDMDPPLPVIKRVQKPETGEGENLWKRRSGGVALKTLQLQQIHHPKHHLQPTTV from the coding sequence ATGGGTAATGAGTACAATCGCTTCAACCAACAGAATCTGCATCTCTATCCAAGAACTACATTTTTGCCCATGTTTTGTTCAAGGACGTCTATCAAAGATGTGGTGCTTCCGAGATGGGAAGACCGGACGGCGTCCTTCTCCGGCGACCCTTTGTCGCCGAGAATAGGTTGCATGGGCCAGGTCAAGAGGAACAACAAAGTAGTTGGCTTCCCGACCAAACATAATactaataacaacaacaacaacaactacaACAATCACAACACTGTTGTTAAGTACTCCAAGCTCAAGAAACTCTTCTCCAGCAGAAATCTAGCCACACCCACTACCGCCAGCTGTCGAAGCGGGAGACAAGTGAACGAGAATATCGGAGGCGAGCCGAAGAGAAATCACCATGGCAGTGACAGCTGTGTTTCTGTCAGCATCGTTGATATGGATCCTCCTCTGCCGGTGATCAAGCGGGTGCAAAAGCCTGAAACAGGGGAAGGGGAAAATCTTTGGAAGAGGAGATCTGGTGGGGTAGCCCTGAAAACTCTACAGCTTCAACAAATTCATCATCCCAAGCATCATCTTCAACCCACAACTGTTTGA
- the LOC132188788 gene encoding vacuolar protein sorting-associated protein 9A-like isoform X3 has protein sequence MTKLFTRVFASHSDDVKLDDQLYEKMSLIQQFIQPENLDIKPTFQNETSWLLAQKELQKINMYKAPRDKLVCILNCCKVISNLLHNASIASNENPPGADEFLPVLIYVTLKANPPQLHSNLLYIQRYRNQSRLVAESAYFFTNMLSAESFISNIDAKALSMDETEFEKNIESAQALLSGLSTDFDGQSDQSDRNAAESVEPKHQSLHVKDRDSILRPKSSETKSTSKEAPYAKDQLSMPKIPSLSDLENKGAIMLLKEDMVSQVFRDYPYLFAHVGDLTVNDVEDLLNNYKQLVLRYVCLSKGLGGAPLSLSNSESQKQHQVENIEEPGDSSTVEPNEESKKHTRTDDGSNKVSLLEEENLGSKLPQDEAVVAQGEAVVAQGGGNDETSQ, from the exons ATGACAAAGTTATTTACTCGTGTATTTGCTTCACATTCAGATGACGTAAAACTTGATGACCAACTTTATGAGAAGATGTCTTTGATTCAACAATTCATTCAACCAGAAAATTTGGATATCAAACCAACCTTTCAAAATGAAACATCATGGCTA CTTGCACAAAAAGAACTGCAGAAGATCAATATGTACAAGGCACCAAGAGACAAGCTTGTCTGTATCCTCAATTGTTGCAAGGTTATCAGTAACTTACTGCATAATGCTTCTATTGCTTCAAATGAGAATCCCCCTGGAGCTGATGAATTTCTTCCTGTCCTGATTTATGTTACTCTAAAG GCAAACCCTCCACAACTGCACTCAAATCTGTTGTATATTCAAAGGTACAGGAATCAGTCTCGATTAGTTGCAGAATCAGCGTATTTTTTTACAAACATGCTCTCAGCCGAGTCTTTCATCTCTAACATTGATGCAAAGGCTCTTTCAATGGATGAAACTGAGTTTGAAAAGAACATAGAATCTGCTCAAGCACTTCTTTCTGGGCTTTCAACTGATTTTGATGGTCAGTCTGATCAAAGTGACAGAAATGCAGCCGAATCTGTGGAACCTAAACATCAGTCTTTGCATGTTAAGGATAGGGACTCCATATTACGGCCAAAATCGTCTGAAACAAAATCCACAAGTAAGGAGGCCCCATATGCAAAAGATCAGTTATCAATGCCAAAAATTCCATCCCTCTCAGATTTGGAGAACAAAGGGGCAATTATGCTTCTGAAGGAGGATATGGTGAGCCAAGTCTTTCGGGATTATCCATACTTGTTTGCCCATGTCGGTGACCTAACAGTTAATGACGTAGAAGACCTGCTAAATAATTACAAACAACTGGTTCTTAGGTATGTTTGTCTTTCCAAAGGGTTGGGTGGTGCTCCCCTTTCTTTGTCCAATTCAGAAAGTCAGAAACAGCACCAAGTTGAAAATATAGAAGAACCTGGAGATAGCAGTACTGTGGAACCAAATGAGGAGTCAAAAAAGCATACTAGGACAGATGATGGTTCAAATAAAGTTTCACTATTAGAAGAGGAAAATCTTGGATCGAAGTTGCCGCAGGATGAAGCAGTTGTAGCTCAAGGTGAAGCAGTTGTAGCTCAAGGTGGGGGAAATGATGAGACTTCTCAATGA
- the LOC132187412 gene encoding histone acetyltransferase of the MYST family 1, which produces MGSLESPTSAAENGSTIPDTRPGEQKTASGDGDPAWMTPESEATRRRRASMLPLEVGTRVMCRWRDGKFHPVKVIERRKMHTGGPNDYEYYVHYTEFNRRLDEWVKLEQLDLNSVEAVVDEKVEDKVTSLKMTRHQKRKIDETHVEGHEELDAASLREHEEFTKVKNIATIELGRYEIETWYFSPFPPEYNDCLKLYFCEFCLNFMKRKEQLQRHMRKCDLKHPPGDEIYRSGTLSMFEVDGKKNKVYGQNLCYLAKLFLDHKTLYYDVDLFLFYILCECDERGCHMVGYFSKEKHSEESYNLACILTLPPYQRKGYGKFLIAFSYELSKKEGKVGTPERPLSDLGLLSYRGYWTRVLLDILKKHKGNISIKELSDMTAIKAEDILSTLQSLELIQYRKGQHVICADPKVLDRHLKAAGRGGLEVDVSKLIWTPYKEQG; this is translated from the exons ATGGGTTCGTTAGAGTCACCGACGAGCGCAGCAGAGAACGGCTCTACGATTCCAGATACGCGTCCCGGCGAACAAAAGACCGCTTCCGGCGACGGAGACCCCGCTTGGATGACGCCGGAATCGGAGGCGACGAGGAGGCGGAGAGCGTCTATGCTACCACTCGAGGTGGGTACTCGCGTCATGTGCCGTTGGAGGGACGGGAAATTCCACCCGGTCAAAGTCATCGAACGGCGCAAAATGCATACCGGTGGCCCCAACGATTACGAGTATTACGTCCATTACACAGAGT TCAATAGGAGGCTTGATGAATGGGTGAAGCTGGAACAACTTGATCTCAACTCTGTAGAGGCTGTTGTTGATGAGAAGGTGGAGGACAAG GttacaagtttgaaaatgaCACGCCACCAGAAGCGAAAGATTGATGAGACTCATGTAGAG GGCCATGAAGAGCTTGATGCTGCGAGCTTGCGAGAACATGAAGAATTcacaaaagtgaaaaatatagCGACTATAGAACTTGGAAGATATGAGATTGAGACATGGTACTTTTCTCCCTTTCCACCAGAATACAACGACTGTTTGAAGCTGTACTTTTGTGAGTTTTGCCTCAATTTCATGAAGCGTAAAGAACAGCTTCAAAGGCATATG AGGAAGTGTGATCTTAAGCATCCCCCTGGTGATGAGATATATCGAAGTGGTACATTGTCAATGTTTGAG GTTGACGGCAAAAAGAACAAGGTCTATGGGCAGAATCTTTGTTATTTGGCGAAATTGTTTCTTGATCACAAGACCCTTTATTATGATGTTGACCTGTTTCTGTTCTATATTTTGTGTGAATGCGATGAGCGAGGATGCCACATGGTTGGTTACTTTTCCAAG GAAAAGCACTCAGAGGAGTCTTATAATTTAGCATGCATCCTCACCCTTCCTCCTTATCAAAGGAAGGGCTAtggaaaatttttaattgcctTCT CATATGAGCTTTCCAAAAAAGAAGGTAAAGTCGGCACACCTGAGAGACCCCTTTCTGATCTTGGGCTGTTGAGCTACAGAGGTTACTGGACTCGGGTTCTTCTAGACATCTTGAAGAAGCACAAGGGCAATATATCTATCAAG GAGCTTAGTGACATGACAGCAATTAAGGCGGAGGATATTTTGAGCACCCTTCAGAGCCTTGAACTGATTCAGTACAGGAAAGGGCAGCATGTAATCTGCGCTGATCCCAAGGTCTTGGATCGTCATCTAAAAGCTGCTGGTCGTGGGGGCCTGGAGGTTGATGTTAGCAAACTGATATGGACTCCTTATAAAGAACAAGGTTGA
- the LOC132188788 gene encoding vacuolar protein sorting-associated protein 9A-like isoform X2 — MESAFRAHPLWVGCSAEELESAGEGLEKYVMTKLFTRVFASHSDDVKLDDQLYEKMSLIQQFIQPENLDIKPTFQNETSWLLAQKELQKINMYKAPRDKLVCILNCCKVISNLLHNASIASNENPPGADEFLPVLIYVTLKANPPQLHSNLLYIQRYRNQSRLVAESAYFFTNMLSAESFISNIDAKALSMDETEFEKNIESAQALLSGLSTDFDGQSDQSDRNAAESVEPKHQSLHVKDRDSILRPKSSETKSTSKEAPYAKDQLSMPKIPSLSDLENKGAIMLLKEDMVSQVFRDYPYLFAHVGDLTVNDVEDLLNNYKQLVLRYVCLSKGLGGAPLSLSNSESQKQHQVENIEEPGDSSTVEPNEESKKHTRTDDGSNKVSLLEEENLGSKLPQDEAVVAQGEAVVAQGGGNDETSQ, encoded by the exons GGACTGGAGAAGTATGTCATGACAAAGTTATTTACTCGTGTATTTGCTTCACATTCAGATGACGTAAAACTTGATGACCAACTTTATGAGAAGATGTCTTTGATTCAACAATTCATTCAACCAGAAAATTTGGATATCAAACCAACCTTTCAAAATGAAACATCATGGCTA CTTGCACAAAAAGAACTGCAGAAGATCAATATGTACAAGGCACCAAGAGACAAGCTTGTCTGTATCCTCAATTGTTGCAAGGTTATCAGTAACTTACTGCATAATGCTTCTATTGCTTCAAATGAGAATCCCCCTGGAGCTGATGAATTTCTTCCTGTCCTGATTTATGTTACTCTAAAG GCAAACCCTCCACAACTGCACTCAAATCTGTTGTATATTCAAAGGTACAGGAATCAGTCTCGATTAGTTGCAGAATCAGCGTATTTTTTTACAAACATGCTCTCAGCCGAGTCTTTCATCTCTAACATTGATGCAAAGGCTCTTTCAATGGATGAAACTGAGTTTGAAAAGAACATAGAATCTGCTCAAGCACTTCTTTCTGGGCTTTCAACTGATTTTGATGGTCAGTCTGATCAAAGTGACAGAAATGCAGCCGAATCTGTGGAACCTAAACATCAGTCTTTGCATGTTAAGGATAGGGACTCCATATTACGGCCAAAATCGTCTGAAACAAAATCCACAAGTAAGGAGGCCCCATATGCAAAAGATCAGTTATCAATGCCAAAAATTCCATCCCTCTCAGATTTGGAGAACAAAGGGGCAATTATGCTTCTGAAGGAGGATATGGTGAGCCAAGTCTTTCGGGATTATCCATACTTGTTTGCCCATGTCGGTGACCTAACAGTTAATGACGTAGAAGACCTGCTAAATAATTACAAACAACTGGTTCTTAGGTATGTTTGTCTTTCCAAAGGGTTGGGTGGTGCTCCCCTTTCTTTGTCCAATTCAGAAAGTCAGAAACAGCACCAAGTTGAAAATATAGAAGAACCTGGAGATAGCAGTACTGTGGAACCAAATGAGGAGTCAAAAAAGCATACTAGGACAGATGATGGTTCAAATAAAGTTTCACTATTAGAAGAGGAAAATCTTGGATCGAAGTTGCCGCAGGATGAAGCAGTTGTAGCTCAAGGTGAAGCAGTTGTAGCTCAAGGTGGGGGAAATGATGAGACTTCTCAATGA